GGACCGAGACATCGAAGCTGCCGCCAATGACATTCGCGACAGGATATCGGGCCTGTTAAACAATTTACCCGAAGAAGCTGAGCCCCCCGAGGTACAGAAAGCCAATGGCGGGGATGAGGTGATCATGTGGTTAAATCTGGTGTCAGATCAGATGACCACCTTGCAGCTCACCGATTATGCCCGTCGTTATCTAACCGATCGCCTGTCGGTCATAGATGGCGTAGCCAATATTCGTATCGGCGGCGGCAAGGTGTATGCCATGCGAATTTGGATCGACAGACAAGCCTTGGCGGCTCGCAATCTCACCGTGTCTGACATAGAAAAAGTACTGAGATCTGAGAATGTTGAGCTACCCGCAGGCTCGGTTGAGTCCAAAGAGAGGCACTTTACCGTGCGTGTCGAGCGCAGTTTTCGCACCGTGGAGGACTTTGCTAACCTGGTGCTGAGCCAGGGAGACGATGGGTATCTGATTAGACTTGGGGATGTTGCTCGGGTAGAGATTGGCTCGGAAGAGGATCGCATCATGTTCAGGGGCAACCGAGAGGCCATGATAGGCTTAGGGATCTCCAAGCAGTCCACGGCCAACACCTTAGATGTGTCTAGGGCTACTAACGCCTTAGTCGATGAAATCAACCCGACCTTACCAGCGGGTATGGAGATAAAACGCTCCTATGACAGCTCAGTGTTTATCGAGGCATCGGTGAAGGAGGTGTATCAGACGCTGTTTATCGCCATGTTCTTGGTTATCGTCGTCATCTATCTATTTCTGGGAAGCGTGCGCGCCATGTTGATCCCGGCGTTAACCGTACCTGTGTCCCTGATGGCGACGTTTATTGTGCTTTATGCCTTAGGTTACACCATTAATCTACTGACCTTGCTGGCGATGATTTTGGCTATCGGCATGGTGGTGGATGATGCCATCGTGGTACTGGAGAATATTCATAGACGAATAGAAGAGGGGGATTCCCCCTTGAAGGCGGCTTACCTTGGCTCCCGAGAGGTGGCTTTTGCCGTTGTTGCCACCACTCTTGTGCTGGTGGCGGTCTTTATGCCGATCACTTTTCTCGAAGGTGACATAGGTAAACTGTTTAAAGAGTTTGCCGTGACCATGAGCGCCGCGGTGATTTTCTCGAGTATAGTCGCCCTAACTTTGAGTCCTATGATGTGCTCTAAATTACTCAAGCCTGCTGGAAATGATCCTTGGCTGGTACGTAAGGTCGATGCTGGCATGAACTATGTCACAGACAAGTATCGTAAATTGTTGACCAAGGCCATGTGCCATCCTGTGATTGTGACCTCGCTAATTGTGGTTGCACTGGGCTCAAGTATGGCCCTGTTTAAGTTGGTGCCCCAAGAATTTGCTCCTCGGGAGGACAGAGGTTCAATGTTCCTTATCGTCAATGGCCCTCAAGGCGCGAGTTTCGAGTATATCGAGTCTTATATGGATGAGATCGAAGCACGTCTGATGCCCCTGGTCGACAATGGTGATATCAAGCGACTCTTGATCAGGGCGCCGAGAAGTTTTGGCAGCAGTGCCGATTTCTCCAACGGCATGGCCATCATAGTCTTGGAAGATTGGGCGGTACGTAGAAGCGCGGCAGAGATAACCACAGACATACGCGGGCGACTGTCCGATCTTGCTGGGATCAGGGCATTTCCTGTTATGAGGCAAGCCTTCGGCCGCGGTGTCGGCAAACCTGTGCAATTTGTGCTCGGTGGGCCCAGCTACGAGGAGTTGGCTAGGTGGCGAGATATTATTCTGGAAAAGGCCAAAGAAAATCCGAATCTGGTGGGACTTGATCATGATTATCAAGAAACTAAGCCTCAACTTAGGGTGATCATAGATAAAGACAGGGCAGCAGATTTGGGGGTATCCATCTCTCACATAGGGAGAACATTAGAGTCTATGTTAGGTTCACGTCTAGTGACCACCTTTATGCGAGAGGGCAAGGAATATGATGTCATCATAGAGGGCAATCGTGACAATCAAAATACCGCCAGAGATCTGGAAAACATCTATGTACGCTCGGACAGGACTCAGGTCTTGATCCCCTTGTCGAACTTGGTAAGCGTTGAAGAGTTTGCCGATGCCAGCAGGCTCAATCGTTATAATCGTATGCGAGCTATCACCATAGAGGCAAACCTTGCTGAGGGTTACAGTCTAGGTGAGGCGCTGGATTACCTTAATGAGATTTCCGATACCTATCTGCCCGCCGAGGCGGTCATCAGTTATAAGGGCCAGTCACTGGATTATCAAAATTCGGGCAGCTCTATGTACTTTGTTTTTGCTTTGGCCCTAGGCATAGTGTTTCTGGTATTGGCGGCTCAGTTCGAGAGCTTTATACATCCCATGGTTATCATGCTAACTGTGCCTCTGGCAACACTAGGCGCTCTGATTGGACTCTACTTAACAGACCAGAGTCTCAACATCTACAGCCAGATAGGCATCATCATGTTGGTGGGATTAGCGGCCAAGAATGGCATCTTGATTGTTGAGTTTGCCAATCAACTAAGAGATAGGGGGCTTGAATTTGAACAGGCCATTATTCAAGCTGCCTCCCAGCGACTCAGGCCTATCCTGATGACGGGGATAACCACAGCTGCTGGCGCTATACCTCTGGTAATGGCCCAGGGAGCTGGCGCCGAGACTCGATTCGTTATCGGCGTGGTAGTGTTATCGGGAATTCTGGTTGCTACCTTGTTTACCTTGTTGGTGATCCCTGTGGCATATTCACTGTTTGCCCGTAACTCTAGTTCACCCGAGGCCGTGGCGCGGGCATTGGAGATTGAATTAGTGCGAGAGTAAGCCAAGCAAGTTAACTCATGATCCTAAGGCGCTAAGCCAGTCAGCTATCTGACTGGCTTTTATTGTATCTATCTTCAATGACTTGCTCAAAACCTTGTTAAAACAATCGCGGTAGACGGCTTAAAAGAGCTAACTGGTGAGTAAAATTAAGTCTGGTCGCTACACAGTTTGATGTGAAAACTAGTCTTAAAAACTATTTATGAAAACTAGTCTTAAAAATTACTCTTAAAAATTATTCTTGAAAAAGCCAGACATTATGGCTTAAACCTTAGCTCGTTTTTATCGCGTATCTCATTATTGCTACTCGTTCCTCGGCTATCAGTATTCTCTGAAAGCCAAATCTAAACCTAGATCTAAAAGCTAAATCTAAAACTAAAGAAACGTTAATGAAATGTTGCGGCATTGTATATCGTATATTATATGTGTTAGTTTAGTTTTTGGTGATTAATTATTGATTTGTGATCAAACATTATGAGGTGACTCATATTGAACATTCATTGTTAAGCCAATATCACCAGCACTACGAATATAAGCGGCATGGGCAGCTAGCTCTAATAAGTCGCAGATCAAAAATAGTGGGTTCAGAGGCCTCATAAGTGGTCCGCCACGTTAATTTAGCCTGATAAAAGCGAGAATATAATAA
This portion of the Shewanella violacea DSS12 genome encodes:
- a CDS encoding efflux RND transporter permease subunit, whose product is MILTDLSVKRPVFASVISILLIAFGLVAFDKLPLREYPNIDPPVVSIQTTYRGASASVVESRITQLVEDRISGVEGIRHISSSSRDGRSTVTLEFDVDRDIEAAANDIRDRISGLLNNLPEEAEPPEVQKANGGDEVIMWLNLVSDQMTTLQLTDYARRYLTDRLSVIDGVANIRIGGGKVYAMRIWIDRQALAARNLTVSDIEKVLRSENVELPAGSVESKERHFTVRVERSFRTVEDFANLVLSQGDDGYLIRLGDVARVEIGSEEDRIMFRGNREAMIGLGISKQSTANTLDVSRATNALVDEINPTLPAGMEIKRSYDSSVFIEASVKEVYQTLFIAMFLVIVVIYLFLGSVRAMLIPALTVPVSLMATFIVLYALGYTINLLTLLAMILAIGMVVDDAIVVLENIHRRIEEGDSPLKAAYLGSREVAFAVVATTLVLVAVFMPITFLEGDIGKLFKEFAVTMSAAVIFSSIVALTLSPMMCSKLLKPAGNDPWLVRKVDAGMNYVTDKYRKLLTKAMCHPVIVTSLIVVALGSSMALFKLVPQEFAPREDRGSMFLIVNGPQGASFEYIESYMDEIEARLMPLVDNGDIKRLLIRAPRSFGSSADFSNGMAIIVLEDWAVRRSAAEITTDIRGRLSDLAGIRAFPVMRQAFGRGVGKPVQFVLGGPSYEELARWRDIILEKAKENPNLVGLDHDYQETKPQLRVIIDKDRAADLGVSISHIGRTLESMLGSRLVTTFMREGKEYDVIIEGNRDNQNTARDLENIYVRSDRTQVLIPLSNLVSVEEFADASRLNRYNRMRAITIEANLAEGYSLGEALDYLNEISDTYLPAEAVISYKGQSLDYQNSGSSMYFVFALALGIVFLVLAAQFESFIHPMVIMLTVPLATLGALIGLYLTDQSLNIYSQIGIIMLVGLAAKNGILIVEFANQLRDRGLEFEQAIIQAASQRLRPILMTGITTAAGAIPLVMAQGAGAETRFVIGVVVLSGILVATLFTLLVIPVAYSLFARNSSSPEAVARALEIELVRE